A single genomic interval of Koleobacter methoxysyntrophicus harbors:
- a CDS encoding YkoF family thiamine/hydroxymethylpyrimidine-binding protein, with translation MISCEVSLYPMDTQDSDRIINSSIESLKGQGIACDIGSISTYFSGDPDKVWHGLRTLYESAQKEGKEVAMVVTIANSRK, from the coding sequence GTGATTTCCTGCGAAGTATCGCTGTATCCCATGGACACCCAGGATTCGGACAGAATAATAAACTCCTCTATAGAATCCCTGAAAGGTCAGGGAATAGCATGTGACATCGGATCAATAAGCACCTATTTTTCCGGAGACCCGGATAAAGTATGGCATGGATTGAGAACCCTTTATGAATCGGCTCAAAAGGAAGGGAAGGAAGTAGCGATGGTAGTTACTATTGCCAACAGCAGGAAGTAA
- a CDS encoding EamA family transporter, which translates to MNPFIFAVITMLCWGIAPLFGKAGLTNADPAIAMVIRSIIITVILLAWLLFSGNTPNLLTVEPKTWGLIAAEGIFASLLGHLAYFYALKLGTASTITPITSAAPMVTVLLAVILLGERFSWHKLLGAVLVVIGIALIKR; encoded by the coding sequence GTGAATCCTTTTATCTTTGCCGTTATTACCATGTTATGCTGGGGAATTGCCCCGTTATTTGGTAAGGCCGGCCTCACAAATGCTGACCCTGCTATCGCTATGGTTATCAGGAGCATAATAATCACGGTGATTTTGTTAGCATGGCTTTTATTCAGCGGAAATACCCCTAACCTTCTAACCGTTGAGCCGAAGACATGGGGGCTTATTGCCGCCGAGGGGATATTTGCTTCCCTGTTAGGGCACCTAGCATATTTCTACGCCTTAAAATTGGGGACTGCATCCACCATTACCCCCATAACTTCGGCAGCCCCGATGGTAACTGTGCTTCTGGCTGTTATACTGCTTGGAGAGCGGTTTTCATGGCACAAACTCCTCGGTGCGGTTCTGGTTGTAATAGGTATCGCCCTTATAAAACGATAA
- the iadA gene encoding beta-aspartyl-peptidase: MFKILKGGRIFGPEEVGKKDVLIAGNFIANIGDDIPPVPEYGEVEVIDVTDMYLVPGFIDQHVHIIGGGGEAGFASRTPEVMLSQVIRAGITTVVGCLGTDGTTRHMTSLLAKARGLEAEGITAYIYSGSYQVPTRTITENIRNDIIVIDKVLGCGEIAISDHRSAQPDKGDIKKLAAEARVGGILSGKAGVLHLHVGDGHRKLGMLFEILEETEIPVTQFTPTHINRNPELLEDGIKFAKIGGIIDITSGVSPDSGARKSVKPSKAIKYCLEQGVPIDNITMSSDGNGSMPIFDEKGEIQGLMVAKLDSLYKEFKDMVREEGINLADALKVITVNPARSLKLYPQKGTLRRGSDADIVVMDGDLEIKYVFAKGKCMVKDGKAIVKGTFENNII; encoded by the coding sequence TTGTTTAAAATCTTAAAAGGCGGCAGAATTTTCGGACCTGAAGAAGTGGGGAAAAAGGACGTCTTAATAGCCGGAAACTTTATTGCAAATATCGGTGATGATATCCCTCCCGTGCCTGAATACGGGGAAGTGGAGGTTATAGATGTAACGGATATGTACCTGGTTCCCGGATTTATAGACCAGCATGTTCACATAATAGGAGGTGGAGGGGAGGCCGGTTTTGCTTCCCGGACACCGGAAGTTATGTTGAGTCAGGTTATAAGAGCCGGCATAACGACGGTGGTTGGGTGCCTGGGAACTGACGGCACTACCCGCCACATGACGTCCCTCCTTGCAAAAGCCCGGGGGTTGGAGGCAGAAGGCATTACTGCTTATATATATTCCGGGTCATATCAGGTTCCCACCCGTACGATTACCGAAAATATCAGGAATGATATAATAGTTATAGATAAGGTGCTTGGCTGTGGGGAGATTGCCATATCCGATCACCGTTCAGCCCAGCCCGATAAAGGAGACATAAAGAAGCTCGCTGCCGAGGCAAGGGTTGGAGGGATACTGAGCGGGAAGGCAGGAGTTTTGCATCTGCATGTAGGGGACGGCCACAGGAAATTAGGGATGCTGTTTGAGATTCTGGAAGAGACGGAAATACCCGTAACCCAGTTTACACCCACCCATATAAACCGCAATCCTGAACTTTTAGAAGACGGTATAAAGTTTGCAAAAATAGGGGGTATTATCGATATAACGTCAGGTGTTAGCCCTGATTCAGGGGCTAGAAAATCGGTAAAGCCGTCAAAGGCAATAAAATACTGCCTTGAACAGGGTGTACCGATAGACAATATTACAATGAGCTCTGATGGAAACGGCAGCATGCCTATTTTCGATGAAAAAGGTGAAATTCAGGGCCTTATGGTAGCTAAACTAGATTCATTGTATAAAGAATTTAAAGACATGGTCAGGGAAGAAGGTATAAACCTTGCCGATGCTTTAAAGGTAATTACTGTAAATCCTGCAAGGTCACTAAAACTATATCCCCAAAAAGGTACCCTTCGAAGGGGAAGTGATGCAGACATAGTAGTAATGGATGGGGATCTGGAAATTAAATACGTTTTTGCAAAAGGGAAGTGCATGGTAAAAGACGGCAAAGCCATTGTAAAAGGCACTTTTGAAAACAATATTATATAA